The Triticum aestivum cultivar Chinese Spring chromosome 3A, IWGSC CS RefSeq v2.1, whole genome shotgun sequence genome includes a region encoding these proteins:
- the LOC123062533 gene encoding pentatricopeptide repeat-containing protein At5g42450, mitochondrial yields the protein MPYRDVVAATAAIGALARGGRHRDAVALFSRVLADGVPTPNEFTFGTVLRSATALRDPRVGAQLHACAAKSGLCSIVFVGSALVDHYAKMGAMREAQGALGDTSEPNVVSYTSLIAGFLKNGMPEKALRLFRCMPEKNVVSWNAMIGGCSQAGLSEEAVGLFREMCREGARPNESTFPCVLTSVANAGALGVARSVHASAIKHLGKLDVYIGNSLVSCYARCGSLEDSVLAFTSMEQKNVVSWNALICGYAQNGRAEEALAAHKRMIATGLKADNVTLLGLLFGCNHAGLVDEGYSLFKTAQREQPGILKPEHYACVVDLLSRAKRFDDAKRFLEDLPFEPGLGFWKSMIGGCLIHWNKDLAESVANRIHALDPEDTSSYILLSNVYSAVGSWKSASMIRRQIKEKGLKRITGCSWIEVQDKAHVFFNGDSKHPQSVEIYKMLEVCLDAGEDEHCLAV from the coding sequence ATGCCCTATCGGGACGTCGTCGCGGCGACGGCGGCCATCGGCGCGCTCGCCCGCGGCGGCCGGCACCGCGACGCCGTGGCCCTCTTCTCCCGCGTGCTCGCGGACGGCGTCCCGACGCCGAACGAGTTCACCTTCGGCACGGTCCTCCGTTCGGCCACCGCGCTGCGCGACCCGCGCGTCGGCGCGCAGCTCCACGCCTGCGCCGCCAAGTCCGGCCTCTGCTCCATCGTCTTCGTGGGCAGCGCCCTCGTCGACCACTACGCCAAGATGGGCGCCATGAGGGAGGCCCAGGGCGCGCTCGGGGACACCAGCGAGCCGAACGTCGTCTCCTACACCTCGCTCATCGCGGGGTTCCTGAAGAACGGGATGCCCGAGAAGGCCCTCCGGCTGTTCCGGTGCATGCCGGAGAAGAATGTGGTTTCCTGGAACGCGATGATCGGCGGGTGCAGCCAGGCGGGGCTCAGCGAGGAGGCAGTCGGCCTGTTCCGGGAGATGTGTCGAGAGGGCGCCAGGCCGAACGAGAGCACGTTTCCCTGCGTGCTCACCTCTGTTGCCAACGCAGGGGCGCTTGGCGTCGCTAGAAGCGTCCATGCGTCGGCCATCAAGCACTTGGGCAAGCTCGACGTTTACATCGGCAATTCTCTCGTCAGCTGCTATGCCAGGTGCGGCAGCTTGGAGGACAGTGTGCTGGCATTCACAAGCATGGAGCAGAAGAATGTGGTCTCCTGGAACGCTCTGATCTGCGGGTATGCGCAAAATGGGAGAGCGGAGGAAGCTTTGGCTGCCCACAAGAGGATGATAGCAACGGGCTTGAAGGCAGATAATGTCACTCTTCTAGGACTGCTGTTCGGTTGCAACCATGCCGGTCTGGTCGACGAGGGTTATTCGTTGTTCAAGACAGCCCAGAGAGAGCAACCCGGCATATTGAAGCCTGAGCATTACGCTTGTGTTGTGGATCTCTTGTCTCGCGCCAAACGATTCGATGACGCCAAGAGGTTTCTTGAGGACCTTCCATTTGAGCCAGGCCTTGGGTTCTGGAAGTCAATGATAGGAGGGTGCCTGATTCACTGGAACAAGGACCTCGCTGAGAGCGTCGCCAACCGTATTCATGCACTTGATCCAGAGGACACTTCTTCATACATCCTTCTCTCTAATGTTTATTCTGCAGTTGGAAGCTGGAAGAGTGCGTCAATGATCAGGAGACAGATTAAGGAGAAGGGGCTCAAGAGGATCACTGGCTGCAGCTGGATTGAGGTCCAGGACAAGGCCCATGTCTTCTTCAATGGAGACTCTAAACATCCTCAGAGTGTTGAAATTTACAAGATGCTTGAGGTTTGCCTGGATGCTGGTGAAGATGAACACTGCCTTGCAGTATGA
- the LOC123062532 gene encoding 50S ribosomal protein L17: MGKFRKLGRHAAHRVSMLRTMVSQLVKHERIETTVAKAKEVRRKADQMVQLGKDGTLDAARRASAFVRGDDVVHKLFTELAYRYKDRAGGYTRLLRTRIRIGDAAPMAYIEFVDRENELREAKPATPPPPQRVPLDPWAKSRASQQWAGPKVTVNSKSEGL, from the exons ATGGGCAAGTTCCGGAAGCTCGGGCGCCACGCCGCGCACCGCGTATCCATGCTCAG GACGATGGTGTCGCAGCTGGTGAAGCACGAGCGGATCGAGACCACCGTCGCCAAG GCCAAGGAGGTGCGGCGCAAGGCGGATCAGATGGTGCAGCTCGGCAAAGAT GGTACACTGGATGCAGCAAGACGTGCTTCTGCTTTTGTTCGCGGAGATGATGTTGTCCATAAGCTATTCACAGAGCTGGCCTACCGCTATAA AGATCGAGCAGGCGGATATACGAGACTTTTGCGAACTAGGATACGAATAGGTGATGCTGCACCAATGGCATACATTGA GTTTGTGGACAGAGAGAACGAACTCCGAGAGGCCAAACCTGCAACGCCACCGCCACCTCAGCGAGTTCCACTTGATCCATGGGCCAAGTCTCGAGCTAGCCAACAGTGGGCCGGACCTAAAGTTACCGTGAACTCCAAATCAGAAGGCTTATGA